The stretch of DNA CGACAGCGCCATCGGCAGTAGCGCGGCGGCGAAGCCGGTCATCACCAGCAGATCGATTCGTCCACCGGCGGGCAGGTCGGTGGGGGCGAGCGTGACGGTCAGGCCCCAGATGAACAGCAGGTTGAAGATGTTCGAGCCGACGATGTTGCCCACCGCCAGGTCGGTCTGCCCCCGCCGGGCGGCAACGATGGAGGTCGCCAGTTCCGGCAGGCTGGTGCCTACTGCCACGAGGGTGAGGCCGACGATCACGTCCGGGATGCCCGCCGCCTGCGCGAAGCCCAGCGCTCCGCGGACGGTCAGTTCGCCGCCGCCGACCAGCAGCAACAGGCCGCCGCCGACCAGGGCCGCGAGGCGCACGCCAGATGCCGTGGGAACCGTCTCACCCCCAGCGGTGACGACCGGTGTGGTGAAATAAGCGTCGCTGTCGTGCTGACGCAAGGCGTCGCCGAGCGTGTAGTAGAGGAAGACCCCGAACAGCAGCAGAAGCATTAATCCGTCGCCGCGCGTGAAACGGTCGGCCCCGCCTTCGGTGAGGCTGTTGAGCCCCAGCACGACGGCGGCGAGGCTGGCCAGCAGCAGCATGGGGATTTCGCGGGTGACAATCGAACGGTGGATCACCAGCGGATACGCCAGCGCGGTGATCGCTAATAGCAGCCCGACGTTGGCAATGTTCGAGCCGACGACGTTGCCGAAGCCGATGGCGCTGTCGCCCCGGATCGCTGCCGCCAGATTGACCACCAGTTCCGGTGTGCTTGTGCCGAAAGCGACCACCGTCATGCCGACGATGACCGGGGCCACGCCCAGCCGCTCGGCCAAGGCACTCGCTCCGCGAACGAGCAGTTCGCCGCCTGCAATGAGGACCGCCAGACCGACAAGCAGCAGCAGAAGGTGCAGCATGGAAGGGATTGTACGACAGGCTCGTGCTGAGCAAACTTGAAGCCTGCCCGGCTACAGGGGGAACCTGCCTCTTCCGCTCAGCTATGATTTTCAAATCATGACACTGCTGTTGACTTACTTGTTCGTGGCCCTGGCGATCTCGTTCTTGTGTTCGCTGCTGGAAGCGGCGCTGCTGAGCGTGCCGCGCTCGCACGTGGCGGTGATGGTGGAACAGGGCAGCCGAGCGGGCCAACGGCTCCAGCAGATGAAGGACGACGTGGATCGACCGTTGGCGGCGATCCTGACACTGAACACCTTCGCCCACACGCTGGGCGCGGCAGGCGTGGGGGCCCAGGCGACGCTGATCTGGGGCGAGGTGTGGGTGGGCGTGGTCAGCTTCGTGGTCACGCTGCTGATCCTGATCTTCTCCGAGATCATCCCCAAGACCCTCGGGGCCGTGCACGCCAAGGGGCTCGCCGGCTTCACCGCCTGGACCGTGCACGGCATGATCTTGATGTTGTTGCCGGTGGTGCTGGTGTGTGACTGGATTTCCAAGCTGCTGTCGGGGCGCAACCAGGCGGTGCCGCTGATCAGCCGTGACGAGGTGCGCAGCCTCGCCCGGCTGGCCCACGAGGAAGGGGCGATCGACCAGAGTGAGGCCCGGGTGATGCGCAACCTCATCGCCCTGCGTGAGGCGACGGTCGAGCAGGTGATGACGCCGCGCACCGTGGTGTACACGCTTCGGGCAGACCAGACGGTGCGGGAGGTCACGGAGGGCGAGCCGCTGCGGTTTGCCCGTGTACCGGTGGTCGGCGAGTCGCTGGACGACGTGAAAGGGCTGATCTACCGTCACGACCTGTTCAAGGCCCGGAGCGACGGACGGGCGGACGCCACGCTCGGCGAACTGGCCCAACCGGTGCATGCGGTGCCGGAGGTGGCGAAACTGCCGGCCGTCCTCGAGGAGTTTCTTCAGCGCCGGGCGCACTTGTTCCTCGTGGTGGACGAGTACGGCGGCACGGCGGGCATCGTCACGCTCGAAGACGTGCTGGAAACGCTGCTGGGGGTGGAAATCATGGACGAAACCGACGCGGTGGAGGACATGCGGCAACTGGCGAAGCAACTGCTGAACGCTCGAAGGCGAGGCGAAGGTCGTCGGTAGCTTCAAGTTCGCCATTCGCCTTGCATCTGTGGCGAAGAGCCTGCCATTGCCGTACCATCTGGCCTTGGGACGATGCTCTGATACTGGTTTCACCCGCAGCCGATACCTGACGGACAAGACAGAAACAGCCGATTTTGATGACGGGCACGAAAGATCTCCATCGTTCTTTGATCGACACACCCCGCGCTAGGCGGCGCAGGGTGACCCGGAAGCATTGTGCCCGTCATGCCCCGCTGGCGGCGCTTGCCGTGGCATGGTGCCTGGCAGTGTTGCTGCCGCAGCCGGCGGTCGCGTCAGCCCATGCAAGCCCGCATGACCCGGCCCGCTTTGATGCGCCGTCGCTTTTCATGACGGCCGCCGCGCGTGTCTCGTCCCCCCGCTACAGCTGGCCACGTTCCAGCAAGGCCGGATCATCGATCGCGGGCGTCTTCCGGCCCGCCAATATTCGCGTGAGCTCGTCCCCTGGTCCTGAACCTGTATGGTGCGTTCGTGATCGCTTGTCGACCGTCCTGGCCGCGGGTGGTGAGCGGCGCGGCAAGGCCGACGAGCAGCCTTCCAGTGCAATCACGACGGCCTGGCTCGACGCATTGTTTTTCACACCGGCTCGGGATGCCGCCTTGGTGGATCCCGTCGGTGGCGAATGCGCCCGACGCGGCATGCGTACGGCCGGGCGGCATCCGCCTCTGCAGTAACCTCACATCCCCGGTTCTCGGGGTAGCGCACAGCCTACTCGTACTGCCGCGTGCCAGCGCTCGGGTTGATGTTGCCCAGCGGAGACGGTCTGAATCGATCGTCCCTATGCCTGGTGCCCCCGGAAATGCCCTGCACGCGATTGTTCACCGGGCCGCAGTGATTCGATAAACGCTATGCCGGATATTCCTCTACTACTTCTGATCGCCGGTTTTCTGATTCTGCTGAGCATTCTGACCAGCAAGGTTTCGGAACGGTTCGGCGTGCCGGCGCTGCTGCTGTTCCTGGGCGTGGGCATGCTGGCCGGGTCCGATGGCATCGGCGGGATTCACTTTGACAACGCCCTGGTCGCCAAC from Phycisphaerales bacterium AB-hyl4 encodes:
- a CDS encoding calcium/sodium antiporter; this translates as MLHLLLLLVGLAVLIAGGELLVRGASALAERLGVAPVIVGMTVVAFGTSTPELVVNLAAAIRGDSAIGFGNVVGSNIANVGLLLAITALAYPLVIHRSIVTREIPMLLLASLAAVVLGLNSLTEGGADRFTRGDGLMLLLLFGVFLYYTLGDALRQHDSDAYFTTPVVTAGGETVPTASGVRLAALVGGGLLLLVGGGELTVRGALGFAQAAGIPDVIVGLTLVAVGTSLPELATSIVAARRGQTDLAVGNIVGSNIFNLLFIWGLTVTLAPTDLPAGGRIDLLVMTGFAAALLPMALSQRKLSRWEGGLLAVGYMAYITWLAMR
- a CDS encoding hemolysin family protein; translation: MTLLLTYLFVALAISFLCSLLEAALLSVPRSHVAVMVEQGSRAGQRLQQMKDDVDRPLAAILTLNTFAHTLGAAGVGAQATLIWGEVWVGVVSFVVTLLILIFSEIIPKTLGAVHAKGLAGFTAWTVHGMILMLLPVVLVCDWISKLLSGRNQAVPLISRDEVRSLARLAHEEGAIDQSEARVMRNLIALREATVEQVMTPRTVVYTLRADQTVREVTEGEPLRFARVPVVGESLDDVKGLIYRHDLFKARSDGRADATLGELAQPVHAVPEVAKLPAVLEEFLQRRAHLFLVVDEYGGTAGIVTLEDVLETLLGVEIMDETDAVEDMRQLAKQLLNARRRGEGRR